The following is a genomic window from Serratia ficaria.
GCTATGCTGCCTATTGCCATCGGCGCCGATGACGCCGCCATTGAACTGAAGGATCTGATCGTTGCTTATTTGCGACAGCGGGACATTCCCGTCACCGACTACACCGAGGATCGCGCCGCCGGCGGCGGGATCTACCCCGATATCGCCTACCGGGTTGCCCAGGCGATCAAGGCGGAGCAACACCAGCGCGGCATCCTGCTGTGCGGCACCGGCATCGGCATGAGCATCGTGGCGAATAAAGTGCCGGGCATCCGCGCGGCCCAATGTCACGACACCTACTCCGCGCAGCGGGCGCGCAAAAGCAACGATGCGCAAATCATCACGCTCGGCGCGCGCGTGATCGGCGCCGAACTGGCGAAAACCATCGTCGCCGCCTGGCTGGAGTCAGAGTTTGAAGGAGGGGGATCGGCGCCGAAAGTCGCCCGGATCGGCTATTACGAACAGGCCGTCGATCCGCGCTGATCGCGCCTCAGGGCCGGCAGTGGCCGCGCGCAAGCCGCGGCCCGTCTGGCTTGGTTCGGGATTCATTGTTCTTATCCATCGCAACAATCAGAAAAAGCGCATTTTATTTATCACCCTTATGATGCAGTGTGTTCCCCCTACGATGAAAAAGGTTCTCATTTCCCTACATTGAAGCTTGGTCAAGGAGCTTACAAATGAATCAGTTAGACGCACTCAAGCAGCTGACCACGGTGGTAGCCGACAGCGGCGATATCGAATCCATCCGCCAGTTCGAACCCCAGGACGCCACCACCAACCCTTCACTGATCCTGAAAGCCGCCGCGCTGCCGCAGTACCAGCCGCTGATTACCGAAGCGCTGGACTACGCCCGCCGCCAGGGCGGCAGCAAGGAAACCCAGCTGATCAACGCCAGCGACAAGCTGGCGGTCAATATCGGCGTCGAGATCCTGAAAAGCGTGCCGGGCCGCATCTCCACCGAGGTGGACGCGCGCCTGTCGTTTGATCGCGGCATGTGCGTCGCCAAGGCGCGCAAGCTGATCGGCCTGTATCAGGAACAGGGCGTCGACAAATCGCGCATCCTGATCAAGCTGGCCTCTACCTGGGAAGGCATCAAAGCCGCCGAGGAGCTGGAAAAAGAAGGCATCAACACCAACCTGACGCTGCTGTTCTCCTTCGCCCAGGCCCGCGCCTGCGCCGAAGCCGGCGTCTATCTGATTTCACCGTTCGTCGGCCGCATCTACGATTGGTATCAGGCCAAACAGCCCGCCGCCGCCTACGACGCCGAGCAGGATCCGGGCGTGAAATCGGTACGCACCATCTATGAATACTACAAACGGCACCGTTATCAGACGGTGATCATGGGCGCCAGCTTCCGCAAGGTTGAACAAATCCTGGCGCTGGCCGGCTGCGATCGGCTGACTATCGCGCCGAACCTGCTGGAACAGCTGAAAAACGGCGACCAGCCGGTCGAGCGCAAGCTGACGCCGTCGACCGAAGGCTTCCACCAACCCGCCCCGCTTGCCGAAGCCGAATTCCGCTGGCTGCACAATCAGGACGCCATGGCGGTGGAAAAACTGGCCGAAGGCATCCGCCTGTTCGCCGTTGACCAGCAAAAGCTGGAAGACATGCTGGCCGCTGAACTGTAATTACCTGGAGTATCGTTATGTCTTCCCGTAAAGAACTGGCCAACGCCATCCGCGCACTCAGCATGGACGCCGTACAAAAAGCGAATTCCGGCCACCCGGGCGCACCTATGGGCATGGCGGACATCGCCGAAGTCCTGTGGCGCGACTACCTGAACCACAACCCGACCAACCCGCACTGGGCTGACCGCGACCGTTTCGTGCTCTCCAACGGCCACGGCTCCATGTTGATTTACAGCCTGCTGCACCTCACCGGCTATGACCTGCCGATGAGCGAGCTGGAAAACTTCCGTCAGCTCCACTCCAAAACGCCGGGCCACCCGGAATACGGCTATACCCCAGGCGTGGAAACCACCACCGGCCCGCTCGGCCAGGGCATCGCCAACGCCGTCGGCTTCGCCATCGCCGAACGCACCCTGGCCGCGCAGTTCAACCGCCCGGGCCATGACGTCGTCGACCACCACACCTACGCCTTTATGGGCGACGGCTGCATGATGGAAGGCATCTCTCACGAAGTCTGTTCGCTGGCCGGCACCCTCAAGCTCGGCAAGCTGACCGCCTTCTACGATGACAACGGCATCTCCATCGACGGCCACGTCGACGGCTGGTTCACCGACGACACCGCCGAGCGCTTCGAAGCCTACGGCTGGCACGTGGTGCGCCACGTCGACGGCCACAACCCGGACGCCATCAAGGCGGCGATTGAGGAAGCCCGCAAGGTGGCCGACAAGCCGTCCCTGCTGATGTGCAAGACCGTCATCGGTTTCGGCTCACCGAACAAGGCCGGCACCCACGACGTGCACGGCGCCGCGCTGGGCGCCGCCGAAGTGGCCGCCACCCGCGAAGCCCTGGGCTGGAAATACGCCGCCTTCGAAATCCCGCAGGACATCTATGCCCAGTGGGACGCCAAAGAAGCCGGCCAGGCCAAAGAAGCGGCCTGGAACGACAGGTTCGCCGCCTACGCCCAGGCTTTCCCTGAGCTGGCCGCCGAGTTCAAGCGCCGCATGAACGGCGAACTGCCGGCGAACTGGAAAGCCGACGCGCAGAAATTCGTCGAGCAGCTGCAGGCCAACCCGGCCAACATCGCCAGCCGCAAGGCGTCGCAGAACGCGCTGGAAGCGTTCGGCAAGGTACTGCCCGAGTTCCTCGGCGGCTCCGCCGACCTGGCGCCGAGCAACCTGACCCTATGGTCCGGTTCGAAAGCGCTGAACGTCGACCCGGCGGGCAACTACATCCACTACGGCGTGCGCGAGTTCGGCATGACCGCCATCACCAACGGCATCGCGCTGCACGGCGGCTTCCTGCCGTACTCGGCGACCTTCCTGATGTTCGTGGAATACGCCCGCAACGCGGTGCGCATGGCGGCGCTGATGAAGCTGCGCAACGTGTTCGTCTACACCCACGACTCCATCGGTCTGGGCGAAGACGGCCCGACCCACCAGCCGGTGGAGCAGATTGCCAGCCTGCGGGTGACCCCGAACATGAGCACCTGGCGCCCGTGCGACCAGGTGGAATCGGCGATTGCCTGGCAGTACGGCATCGAGCGCAACGACGGCCCGACCACGCTGATTTTCTCGCGTCAGAACCTGACCCAGCAGCCGCGCAGCGCGGAGCAGCTGGCGAACGTGTACCGCGGCGGCTACGTGCTGAAAGACTGCGCCGGCACGCCGGAGGTCATCCTGATTGCCACCGGTTCGGAAGTGGGTATCACGGTGGAAGCGGCGGACCAACTGACTGCTGCGGGCCGTAAGGTACGCGTGGTGTCGATGCCGTCGACGGACGCGTTCGACAAGCAGGATGCGGCGTACCGCGAATCGGTGCTGCCGGCGGCGGTGAGCGCGCGCGTGGCGGTGGAAGCGGGTATCGCGGACTACTGGTACAAGTACGTGGGGCTGAACGGCGCCATCGTGGGCATGACCACCTTTGGCGAGTCGGCGCCGGCGGAGCAGCTGTTCAAGGAGTTCGGCTTCACCGTGGACAACGTGGTGGCCAAGGCGCAGGCGCTGCTGAAGTAAGCGGCCCCTGGCGTTAGCCAATAAAAAGCCCGGCAACGCCGCAATGCCAGTCAGTTAAGCCTGACTGGCATTTTTTTATCCAATTTCTGTATGCTCCGTGCAGGCGGAATTGCCGTAAATACCCTGCATTTCTCTGCTACCGCAATGTACGGCAATTGGAGGGGCCGAAGGCTCGGTCGAGGCGCGTGAGCCTCATGACGCATCTCACCTTTATCGACCGAAAACTTCACCAACACCGTCAGAAAAACGCTAACTGTTCAGCATTACGGCAACGCCGGGCTTTTTCTATTCCATGATGCGGTGGATTTGCAGGTACTGCAGCAGCATGATGGTTTTGCCGTCCTTGATGCGGCCGTCGGCGATCATCGCCACCGCTTCGCTGAACGGCAGTTCGACCACTTCGATATCTTCATCCTCGATGCCGCCGCCCGCCGCCCGCCGCTCATCTTCATGGTATTCGGCGATGAAGAAGTGCACGATCTCGGTCACGCCGCCCGGCGACATGTAAGCCTCGAATATTTTCTTCACCTCGCCGACCTGGAATCCGGTCTCCTCCACCGCCTCGCGGCGCGCGCACTGCTCCGGCGAGTCGGCGTCCAGCAGGCCGGCGCAGGCCTCCAGCAGCATGCCGCTGTCATTGCCGTTGACGTAGGTCGGCATGCGGAACTGATGGGTCAGCACCACGGTGCCCCTGGCGCGGTTGTACAGCAAGATGGTGGCGCCGTTGCCGCGGTCGTACACCTCGCGCATCTGCTGAACTGAACCGCCATCCTTGCGTTTCAAATCAAAGGTGTACTTGTGCAGTACATACCAGTTGTCCGACAGCAGCTCTTTCTTCACATTCTCAATTTTCGATGACATGAACTCTTCTTCCGTTGGCTGAAACGTGAAAATCATACCGCGATTGCGCACCGCTGCGGCAAGCGATTTGCAACAAAAGCCGTCAATGGTCATTCGGCGAGCGGCGGCGGCGCATGGTTGAGGGGTAACCGGCCGAACTCGCTATTTATTTGATTACACAACGACAATTGTTTCCGCCTTGTTGACAACTTGATACAAATCGCGGCGCATTTTAGTTGCAAAAGTTATAGTTTTGCTTTCGAATGAAACTGACGATGCGCGTCGCCCGCACAGAAAAGGATCCGCGATTGCTTGTTAAACGTTCCGTGACCGGCAGCCTGGCCAGGGCGCTGTTTTGCATGGTGATCCTGTCGGTGCTCTCCACCGGATTGGCCCTGATCACCGTCGCCGGCAGCCAAAACGACGCCGAAGCGATCAACATCGCCGGCTCGCTGCGCATGCAGAGTTATCGGCTGGCGTACGATCTCGACACTCGGTCCGCCGAACTGGAGCGGCATTTGCAGCAGTATCAACAATCGCTGCAGGCCCCGTCGCTGCTGAAGCTGGATCGTTTCTACGTGCCGGCCGAGGTGCGGGATGAATACCTGACCCTGCGGCAATCCTGGCAGGGCCTGGCGCAGCAGATCCGCGCCGGCCGGACCCGCGCCTATCAGGCCAACGTCGTTAACCATGTTAACCAGATTGACCACTTTGTTTCCGCACTGCAGCACTACTCCGAGCTGAAACTGACCCTGGTGGCCGCCATCAGCGTGCTGGGCTACGCCGCCATCATCGGCCTGGTGCTGTTTTGCATCCGCTTTATGCGCCGCCAGGTGGTGGCGCCGCTGCAACGCCTGGTGGACGCCAGCCAGCGCGTACAGCGGCGCGATTTCAACCACCCGCCGCTGGATGTCAGGCTGCCGAACGAACTGGGCGTATTGTCGCAGGCCTTCACCGCCATGACCGACGACCTGGCCAAGCTGTATCTGTCGCTGGAGCACAAGGTGCAGGAAAAAACCCAGCGCCTGCAGCAGGCCAATAAAACGCTGGAGGTGCTGTACCGCTGCTCTCAGGCGCTGAGCGTGCGTCAGATCGATCAGCAGGCGTTTGAACAAATCCTCGATATCGTGCGGCAGAGCGAACGGCTGCACAGCATCAGGCTGGAGGTGGCGGACAGCGTCAGCCAATGGCGGCTCGGCTGCGGCGAACCGGCGCCCGCCGGGGCATGGCAGCGGTTGCCTATCCTGCAGGACGGAAAAATCCTGGGGGAGCTGCGCTGGCAGGCGCGCGAGTGCCCGCCGCACCCGCACCTGATGCAGAGCCTGGCCAACATGCTGAGCCGCGCGGTCTATTTCAACCGAGCGCAGAAACAGCATCAGCAGCTGGCGCTGATGGAAGAGCGTGCGACCATCGCCCGCGAGCTGCACGATTCACTGGCGCAGGCGCTGTCGTTCCTGCGCATTCAGCTGACGCTGCTCAAGCGCAGCGTCAACGATAATCCGGCGCAGGCGCGGGAGATTATCGACGATGTCGAGCGCACGCTGGCCGATGCCTATCGCCAGCTGCGCGAACTGCTGGCGACCTTCCGCCTGAACATTCAGGAGGCGGACTTGCACGGCGCGCTGCAGCAGCTGCTGCAGCCATTAAAGGCTCTGAGCAGCGCGCGGATTCAGTTACACTGTCGGCTCTCCTCACAGGCGCTCAACGCCCAGCAGCAGGTGCATGCGCTGCAGATTGTGCGCGAAGCGGTGCTCAACGCCGTCAAACACGCCGGGGCCGACGAGATCGTCGTTCGCTGCGAAGTGAACGCCGCCGGCGATAACGCGTTCAGCATCGCCGACGACGGCTGCGGCATCGCCAGCCTGGAAGAGCCGGAAGGCCATTATGGTTTAACCATCATGAGCGAGCGCGCCGCGCGGTTGGCGGGCACGCTGCGCATCCAACGGCGGGCCGCGGGCGGCACCGAGGTCTGCCTGACGTTTCCGTCATAACCCGCATGGCTGTCCACCCTGCGTTACGCTTGCGCGCCGGCTGGCGGCCGTTTCAGGATGTCCGTGGCGCCGATTGCCACTATTTTAAAAGAGTCCGTCCCACTGTGGAGCACGCCCTCAGGGCGCGTTTGAGTGGCTTTACTTGCTACAGGGAGCATATTTCATGGTGATGAAGCACTACCGAGTAATGATCGTTGACGACCACCCGCTGATGCGGCGCGGCATCAAACAGCTGCTGGGACTGGATCCGCTGTTTAGCGTGGCGGCGGAAGCCGGCAGCGGCGACGAAGCGATCGCTCTGGCGCAGCAGCACGCCCCGGACGTCATCCTGCTGGATCTGAACATGAAGGGCATGTCGGGGCTGGATACGCTGAAAGCGCTGCGCCATGAGGGCGTGGACGCCCGCATCATCGTGCTGACGGTGTCCGATGCGCGCAGCGACCTGTATGCCCTGATCGACGCCGGCGCCGACGGTTATCTGCTGAAGGACAGCGAGCCGGAACTGCTGCTGGAGCACATCCGCGCCGCAGCCGCCGGGCAGAACGTCATCAGCGAGGCGGTGGCGGATTATCTGCTGTCGCGCGGCGAGCAACGCGACCCCTTCGCCGAACTGACCGAGCGAGAGCTGGATGTGCTGCAGGAAGTGGCGCGCGGCATGTCCAACAAACAGGTGGCGGCGCAGCTGCATATTTCGGAAGAAACGGTGAAGGTGCATATCCGCAACATGCTGCGCAAGCTGGACGTGCGCTCGCGCGTGGCGGCGACGGTGATGTACCTGGAACATAAAAGCCAATAACCGCAGCGCTCCCCGGCCGGGGAGCCTTATTCTATCGCGGCGAGCAGCGCCTGGTGATGCTGGTGGATCCAGCTCTTGTTAAGCGGCCCCCAGCTTTCAAGCCGGTAAAAACCGTCGTTATTGCGCACGCCCTGCTGCACGAACTGCAGCTCCACGCCCATGCCGGGCAACGCCTTGAGCACATCTTGCAGCGTGCGGCGCGGCCAGCCGGTCAGCGCCATCAGCCGCGGCACGTTTGGCCGTTCGCTGTGGCCGATCAGCCAGCACAGGTAAAGTCGTCGGGCGAATACCGGATTAATTGCCATGCCAAGCTCCTGCCTCGAAATGATTCCCGTTTGCGCTTAGGTTCCCTGCCCAAAGGATATGCAAGGTCGTTGATAGTAATAAAAATGTCTTAATGATATTTTTTAACCCGTACGGGTGCTGCACCGCAGGTTTCTACTACCGTTATTTACATTATCTCCTTTTTTTCTCCACGCTTTACCCGACCATCCCGAGTAAAGTGCAATAGCGCCGGAATCCTTCCCAGCCGCTGAAATGCATAATCCCGATGCGTCTTAAAGATAGAACAAGTCATAACGAGGTTCGCGCTGCATGGCCAATTTTTTTATTGATCGCCCGATTTTCGCCTGGGTTCTGGCAATTATTCTTTGCCTGACCGGCGCCTTGGCGATTTTTTCCTTGCCCGTTGAGCAATACCCAAACCTGGCGCCGCCTAACGTGCGCATCAGCGCCACCTACCCCGGCGCCTCGGCGAAGACGCTGGAAAACACCGTTACCCAAATCATCGAACAGAACATGACCGGCCTGGACAACATGATGTACATGTCGTCTCAAAGCACCAACACCGGCCAGGCCACCGTGACCTTGACCTTTGAAGCCGGCACCGACCCCAACGAGGCGATGCAGCAGGTGCAAAACCAGCTGCAGGCGGCGATCAAACGCCTGCCGCAGGCGGTGCAAAACCAGGGGGTTACGGTATCGAAATCCGGCGACACCACCCTGATGATGGTGGCGTTCGTTTCCACCGACGGCAGCATGGACAAGCAGGACATCGCCGATTACATCGTTTCCAACCTGCAGGATCCGCTCAGCCGCATTAACGGCGTGGGCAGCATGGACGTTTACGGTTCGCAGTACGCCATGCGCATCTGGCTCGATCCCAACAAGCTGAACAGCTATCAGCTCACGACCCAGGACGTGGTCAGCGCCATTCAGTCGCAGAACGCCCAGGTGGCGGTCGGCCAGCTCGGCGGCACGCCGTCGGTCGATAAGCAGGCGCTCAACGCCACCATCAACGCGCAGTCGCAGCTGCAAACGCCGGAGCAGTTCCGCCAAATCACCCTGCGGGTCAACAAGGACGGTTCGCTGGTGACGCTGGGCGATGTCTCCACCATCGAGCTGGGCGGCGAAAACTACAACTATCTCAGCCGCTATAACGGCATGCAGGCGGCGGGCATGAACATCAAGCTGGCCTCCGGCGCCAACGAGCTGCAAACCGACCAGCTGGTGAAGGACAAAATCGCCGAGCTGTCGCAGTATTTCCCGCACGGGCTGGAGGCCAAGGTGGCCTATGAAACCACGCCGTTCGTCAAAGCCTCGATCAAGGACGTGGTGCAAACCCTGCTGGAAGCCATTTTGCTGGTGTTCCTGGTGATGTACCTGTTCCTGCAAAACTTCCGCGCCACCCTGATCCCCACCATCGCCGTGCCGGTGGTGCTGATGGGCACCTTCGCCATCCTTTCCGCCTGCGGGTTCAGCATCAATACCCTGACCATGTTCGCCATGGTGCTGGCGATCGGCCTGCTGGTGGACGACGCCATCGTGGTGGTGGAAAACGTCGAGCGCGTGATGAGCGAAGAAGGCCTGCCGCCGCGCGAGGCCACGCGAAAATCCATGGGGCAGATCCAGAGCGCGCTGGTCGGCATCGCTCTGGTGCTGTCGGCGGTGTTCGTGCCGATGGCGTTCTTCGGCGGCACCACCGGCGCCATCTACCGCCAATTTTCCATCACCATCGTTTCCGCCATGGTGCTGTCGGTGCTGGTGGCGATGATCCTGACCCCCGCCCTGTGCGCCACGCTGCTCAAACCGATCGCCAAGGGCCATCACCACGGCAAGCGCGGCTTCTTCGGCTGGTTCAACCGCATGTTCAACCGCAACGCCGATCGCTATGAGCGCGGCGTGGGGCGCGTGCTGCACGCCAGCACCCGCTATATGGTGATTTACCTGCTGCTGCTCGGCGGCATGGCGCTGCTGTTCATCAAGCTGCCGACCTCGTTCCTGCCGCAGGAAGACCGCGGCATCTTTACCGTGCAGGTGCAGCTGCCGCCGGGCTCGACCCTGCAGCAGACCTCCAAAGTGGTGGAGAAAGTGGAGCACTACTTCCTGACCAAGGAAAAAGAGGACGTGCTGTCGGCCTTCGCCATCATCGGCGCCGGCCCGGGCGGCAACGGCCAGAACGTGGCGCGCCTGTATATCCGCCTGAAGGACTGGGACCTGCGCACCTCGGGCGCCAATACCTCGTTCGACATCATCGAGCGCGCCACCAAGGCGTTCGAAAAAATCAACGAGGCGCGGGTGATCGCCAGCAGCCCGCCGGCGATCACCGGGTTGGGCAACTCCGCCGGTTTCGATATGGAACTGGAAGATCACGCCGGCCTGGGCCACGACAAGCTGATGGCGGCCCGCAACCAGCTGCTGCAGCTAGCCGGGGAAAACCCGCTGCTGGCGCGGGTGCGTCACAACGGCCTGGACGACAGTCCGCAGCTGCAGATAGACATCGACCAGCGCAAGGCGCAGACGCTGGGGGTTGCTATCGACGACATCAACAACACGCTGTCGACCGCCTGGGGATCGACCTACGTTAACGACTTCGTCGACCGCGGCCGGGTGAAGAAGGTCTACGTGCAGGCGGCCGCGCCGTACCGCATGCTGCCGGGCGACATCGACAAATGGTACGTGCGCAACAGCGCCGGCGGCATGGTGCCGTTCTCGGCCTTCGCCACCTCGCATTGGGAGTACGGCTCGCCGCGGCTGGAGCGCTACAACGGCAGCTCGGCGCTGGAGATCGTCGGCGAAGCGGCCGAGGGCGTCAGCACCGGCACCGCGATGGCCGAAATGGAGAAAATCGTCAGCCAGCTGCCGACCGGCTTCGGCCTGGAATGGACGGCGATGTCCTATCAGGAACGCCTGTCCGGTTCGCAGGCGCCGGCGCTGTACGCCATCTCGCTGCTGGTGGTGTTCCTGTGCCTGGCGGCGCTGTATGAGAGCTGGTCGATCCCGTTCTCGGTGATGCTGGTGGTGCCGCTGGGGGTGATCGGCGCCGTGGCGGCCACCTGGATGCGCGGGTTGGAAAATGACGTTTACTTCCAGGTCGGGCTGCTGACCATCATCGGGCTCTCGGCGAAAAACGCCATTCTGATCGTCGAATTCGCCAACGAGCTGAACAGCAAGGGGCAGGATCTGATGTCGGCGACGCTCGAAGCCTCGCGCATGCGCCTGCGGCCGATCCTGATGACGTCGCTGGCGTTTATCTTCGGCGTGCTGCCGATGGCCACCAGCAGCGGCGCCGGCTCGGGCAGCCAGCATGCGGTCGGCACCGGCGTGATGGGCGGCATGATCTCCGCCACCCTGCTGGCTATCTTCTTCGTGCCGCTGTTCTTCGTGCTGGTGCGCCGTCGCTTCCCCGGCAAGCAGGCTCACGCGGCGCCGGCGGAAAACGCCGGCGAGTAACAAGCCAATAAAAAAGCAGCGTCGGGCAACCGATGCTGCTTATCTCGAACGAAGGCTTCGTTCCCAGGGCGCTTCAGGCGATAGCCAATAAATCCGCCTGGTCATGCGCTTCACCGCAGCGTCAGTTACCCAACATCTCATCAATGAAGTCTTTCCAGTTCCCTAACTCGCGATCGACCATAATGCTTTACAACCTCAATTATTAGACGAAGCGGATTCTACGCCTGTTTTTTGAGCAAGTGAAGCCATTCGGGAACGATGCCGCCCTCGGAAACCGGGGTTAGCGCACATTTTCGTATTTATCTTATCAATAACCGGCTCTTCTATGCCCTTGTGCTATCAATTCTTCCGTAGTAGCGTGCCAGAGGTACAAAAATCCCCCACCTGAGGCTATGTCATGTCCGCGACGCTGACCATCGAACAACTGAAAAGGCTGGGCCGTTATCCTGAAGCCACCGAGCTGGCGCAACATCAGCTGCGGCAGCAGCCGGAAGACGCCGAGTTGCACTACCAGCTGGCCTGTCTGTACGACGTGCAGGGGCTGGAACAGCAGGCCATTCCCTGCTACCTGGCCGCATTGGCGCGCGCCCTGCCGGCCGCCCGGCGGCAGGAGGCCTGGCTGGGCCTCGGCAGCACCTACCGGGCGCTCGGGCAGTACCAACCCTCGCTGGACGCCTTCGACCGGGGGCTGGCGGAATTTCCGCAGGCCAAGGAGCTGACGCTGTTCCGCGCCATGACGTTGTACAACCTGGGGGAAACCAAACAGGCGGTGGCCGACCTGCTGTTGCTGCTGGCGGAAACCTCGTCGCATAGCGACATCAGCAGTTACCAACGCGCCATTCGGCAGTACGCCGCCGATCTCGACCGTATCGGCTAGGGAGGAACGATGGAAATCATCACCGATCCGCAGCGCTGCGCCGTCGATTGGCGGCGACTGAGTCGGCTGCTGGCAGACGCCGGGCTGGGCGAGCGCGACCCGCAGGTGATGCAGCGGGTGTATCAACACAGCCAGTTTTGCTATTGGGGATTTATTGACGGTGAGCTGATGGCCACCGCTCACGCCATCAGCGACATGACCTCGGTGGCCTATCTGGCCGACGTGGCCGTCGATCCGCGCTTTCAGGGCCAGGGGCTGGGCCGGCGGCTGATGGACCGGGTGATGCGGGACCTGGCGCCGCTCGGCAAGGTGTTCATCTATTCGGTACCGGACAAGCTTGAATTCTATAAGAAATACGGCTTCCGCAGCCTGACTACCGGCATGGTGTACGCCGACGGCGCCGCCCTGCAGCGCCTGCAGGACAGCGGCTACGTACGC
Proteins encoded in this region:
- a CDS encoding tetratricopeptide repeat protein translates to MSATLTIEQLKRLGRYPEATELAQHQLRQQPEDAELHYQLACLYDVQGLEQQAIPCYLAALARALPAARRQEAWLGLGSTYRALGQYQPSLDAFDRGLAEFPQAKELTLFRAMTLYNLGETKQAVADLLLLLAETSSHSDISSYQRAIRQYAADLDRIG
- a CDS encoding GNAT family N-acetyltransferase, whose protein sequence is MEIITDPQRCAVDWRRLSRLLADAGLGERDPQVMQRVYQHSQFCYWGFIDGELMATAHAISDMTSVAYLADVAVDPRFQGQGLGRRLMDRVMRDLAPLGKVFIYSVPDKLEFYKKYGFRSLTTGMVYADGAALQRLQDSGYVR
- the ypfM gene encoding protein YpfM, whose translation is MVDRELGNWKDFIDEMLGN